The following coding sequences are from one Triticum dicoccoides isolate Atlit2015 ecotype Zavitan chromosome 4A, WEW_v2.0, whole genome shotgun sequence window:
- the LOC119285388 gene encoding protein YIPF5 homolog, with product MAKEPPFSLPPVVFNPSTPAHRRHPIPGPGASPPPAFAPPRPSTSSAANPLPFMSFDIPAQSNSTPPIFTGPIGGSSASFEDEPPLLEELGINTRQIWRKTLSILHPLRSADPSLHADADLSGPFLFLLSFGLFQLLAGKFHFGIVLGWVTVASLFLYFVFSMLSGGRRGDLDLYRCVSLVGYCMLPMVIFSAVSLFLPRGGGLIFGMGMGFVLWSTRVCTRLLAELASSGDEHRGLIAYACWLVYMLFSLLVIF from the coding sequence ATGGCGAAGGAGCCCCCCTTCTCCCTGCCCCCGGTGGTCTTCAACCCCTCCACACCGGCCCACCGCCGCCACCCTATCCCCGGGCCCGGCGCCTCCCCGCCACCCGCCTTCGCGCCTCCCCGCCCCTCCACCTCCTCCGCCGCCAACCCCCTGCCCTTCATGTCCTTCGACATACCCGCTCAGTCCAACTCCACGCCGCCCATCTTCACCGGGCCCATCGGCGGCTCCAGCGCCTCCTTCGAAGACGAGCCGCCGCTGCTCGAGGAGCTCGGCATCAACACGCGTCAGATCTGGCGGAAGACGCTCTCCATCCTCCACCCGCTCCGCTCCGCCGACCCGTCCCTCCACGCCGACGCCGATCTCTCCGGCCCCTTCCTGTTCCTCCTATCCTTCGGCCTCTTCCAGCTCCTGGCTGGGAAGTTCCACTTCGGGATCGTCCTCGGGTGGGTCACCGTCGCCTCCCTCTTCCTCTACTTCGTCTTTTCCATGCTCTCGGGCGGACGCCGTGGCGACCTTGACCTCTACAGGTGCGTCAGCCTGGTCGGATACTGCATGCTCCCCATGGTCATCTTCTCCGCCGTCTCCCTCTTCCTACCACGGGGCGGTGGACTCATCTTCGGGATGGGCATGGGATTCGTGCTGTGGTCTACCAGGGTCTGCACCAGGTTACTAGCAGAGCTTGCTTCCAGCGGCGATGAGCATAGGGGACTCATTGCCTACGCGTGTTGGCTCGTCTACATGCTCTTCTCTCTGCTCGTGATCTTTTGA